One stretch of Micromonospora echinospora DNA includes these proteins:
- a CDS encoding DNA-binding protein has protein sequence MDVMVTVNNDPFTAPDAAQARAHRNYAALLRIAERHAGTNSRRRRYAHPDVPDAYEAATLVMALAGGAELDDGEEPVDQADLMAALTLIPHVRAEVDALEAGLLQVARGRGMTWQAIAFGLGLGSAQAARQRYERLTVRTGTGD, from the coding sequence ATGGACGTCATGGTCACCGTGAACAACGACCCGTTCACCGCTCCGGATGCTGCCCAGGCCCGGGCGCACCGCAACTACGCGGCGCTGCTGCGGATCGCCGAGCGGCACGCCGGCACGAACTCCCGCCGCCGGCGCTACGCCCACCCCGACGTGCCCGACGCCTACGAGGCGGCCACGCTGGTGATGGCGCTCGCCGGAGGCGCCGAGCTGGACGACGGCGAGGAGCCTGTCGACCAGGCCGACCTGATGGCGGCACTGACGCTCATCCCGCACGTGCGGGCCGAGGTGGACGCGCTGGAGGCCGGGCTGCTGCAGGTGGCCCGCGGGCGGGGCATGACCTGGCAGGCGATCGCCTTCGGGCTGGGGCTGGGCAGCGCCCAGGCGGCCCGGCAGCGCTACGAGCGGCTCACCGTCCGCACCGGCACCGGCGACTGA